Proteins encoded by one window of Pseudonocardia sp. HH130629-09:
- a CDS encoding sigma-70 family RNA polymerase sigma factor, with protein sequence MHMTVTTTAPAVPGPRLTTEAPARATVSSSDTKRTAPPVASSSRRRTDGDGGTALETSVPGAAAAVAEDLDAQSPAADLVRVYLNGIGKTALLTAEQEVELARRIEAGVFAQHRLDTAAADGTLDELDPQYRRDLRAVVRDGLLAKNHLLEANLRLVVSLAKRYTGRGMPLLDLIQEGNLGLIRAVEKFDYTKGFKFSTYATWWIRQAITRGMADQARTIRLPVHLVEQVNKLARIKRDMHQRQGREPTEAELAAESGIPEHKIQDLLDHARDPVSLDMPVGSEEEAPLGDFIEDAEATDAENTVISSLLHDDLRRVLATLEDREQKVIRMRFGLDDGQPHTLDQIGRAFKLSRERVRQIEREVMSKLRVGERADKLRAYAS encoded by the coding sequence TTGCACATGACGGTGACCACGACCGCTCCGGCCGTACCCGGCCCGCGCCTCACGACCGAGGCCCCCGCTCGCGCCACCGTGTCGTCGTCCGACACGAAGCGGACCGCCCCGCCGGTCGCCAGCAGCTCCCGCCGTCGCACCGACGGCGACGGAGGCACCGCGCTGGAGACCAGCGTACCCGGTGCCGCGGCCGCCGTGGCGGAGGATCTCGACGCCCAGAGCCCCGCCGCGGACCTGGTGCGCGTCTACCTGAACGGGATCGGCAAGACCGCGCTGCTGACCGCGGAGCAGGAGGTCGAGCTGGCCCGGCGCATCGAGGCCGGCGTGTTCGCCCAGCACCGGCTGGACACCGCCGCCGCCGACGGCACGCTCGACGAGCTGGACCCGCAATACCGCCGCGACCTGCGCGCGGTCGTCCGCGACGGGCTGCTGGCCAAGAACCACCTCCTGGAGGCGAACCTGCGCCTCGTGGTGAGCCTGGCCAAGCGCTACACCGGGCGCGGGATGCCGCTGCTGGACCTGATCCAGGAGGGCAACCTCGGCCTGATCCGGGCGGTGGAGAAGTTCGACTACACCAAGGGCTTCAAGTTCTCGACCTACGCGACCTGGTGGATCCGGCAGGCCATCACCCGTGGCATGGCCGACCAGGCCCGCACCATCCGGCTGCCCGTGCACCTGGTGGAGCAGGTCAACAAGCTGGCCCGGATCAAGCGCGACATGCACCAGCGCCAGGGCCGCGAGCCCACCGAGGCCGAGCTGGCGGCCGAGTCGGGCATCCCGGAGCACAAGATCCAGGACCTGCTCGACCACGCCCGCGACCCGGTGAGCCTGGACATGCCGGTCGGGTCCGAGGAGGAGGCGCCGCTCGGTGACTTCATCGAGGACGCCGAGGCGACCGACGCCGAGAACACCGTGATCTCGAGCCTGCTGCACGACGACCTCCGCCGGGTGCTGGCCACCCTGGAGGACCGCGAGCAGAAGGTCATCCGGATGCGGTTCGGCCTCGACGACGGGCAGCCGCACACGCTCGACCAGATCGGGCGCGCCTTCAAGCTCTCCCGCGAGCGCGTGCGCCAGATCGAGCGCGAGGTCATGTCGAAGCTGCGGGTCGGCGAGCGCGCCGACAAGCTGCGCGCCTACGCGAGCTGA
- a CDS encoding flavin reductase family protein, whose protein sequence is MSRPSTGPAVGAHSAPVTPSVTPETMRDALGAFASGVVVVTAVGPDGPVGFTCQSFASLSLDPPLVSFAPSRGSSTWPRIRQVGRFCVNVLAADHEHHSAGFARSGIDKFAGVSWTAAPSGSPVLEGVGAWVDCTLWNEYDGGDHTIVAARVDALGADPERLPLLFHRGTYSLTPRAAS, encoded by the coding sequence ATGTCCCGCCCCTCCACCGGACCGGCCGTGGGCGCGCACTCCGCCCCGGTGACCCCCTCGGTGACCCCGGAGACCATGCGCGACGCACTGGGCGCGTTCGCATCCGGCGTCGTCGTCGTCACCGCGGTCGGACCGGACGGGCCGGTGGGGTTCACCTGTCAGTCCTTCGCCTCGCTGTCGCTGGACCCGCCGCTGGTGAGCTTCGCGCCCTCGCGCGGGTCCTCCACCTGGCCGCGCATCCGCCAGGTGGGCCGGTTCTGCGTGAACGTGCTGGCCGCCGACCACGAGCACCACAGCGCCGGCTTCGCCCGCTCCGGGATCGACAAGTTCGCCGGGGTGTCCTGGACGGCGGCGCCGTCCGGCTCGCCGGTCCTGGAGGGCGTCGGCGCCTGGGTCGACTGCACCCTGTGGAACGAGTACGACGGCGGCGACCACACGATCGTCGCCGCCCGGGTCGACGCGCTCGGCGCGGACCCGGAGCGGCTGCCGCTGCTGTTCCACCGCGGCACCTACTCCCTGACCCCGCGGGCCGCGTCGTGA
- a CDS encoding NAD(P)H-dependent oxidoreductase: MSGVVSGGAGRIIGVVAGPEPGGRTAAAVAGILAGTGTDTALIELSQTPVAEVTAAFADADAVVFGSPVYRAGHTASLRVLLEATERGKWGEKTAPLQGKAAAVVLTGASGHHFLAVDGLRSVLAGFFAVQVLSPGLYLDHSGYLDRNTLTEQSAELAAAHGRALADLTTAVRGSEALRAITPVV, from the coding sequence GTGAGCGGTGTCGTGAGCGGTGGTGCGGGCCGCATCATCGGGGTCGTCGCCGGGCCGGAGCCGGGCGGGCGCACGGCGGCCGCCGTCGCCGGGATCCTCGCCGGCACCGGGACCGACACCGCGCTGATCGAGCTGTCGCAGACCCCCGTCGCCGAGGTCACCGCGGCCTTCGCCGACGCCGACGCCGTCGTGTTCGGCAGCCCGGTCTACCGGGCCGGGCACACGGCGTCGCTGCGGGTATTGCTGGAGGCCACCGAGCGCGGCAAGTGGGGCGAGAAGACCGCCCCGCTCCAGGGCAAGGCGGCCGCGGTCGTGCTGACCGGGGCGAGCGGGCACCACTTCCTCGCCGTCGACGGGCTGCGCTCGGTGCTGGCCGGGTTCTTCGCCGTGCAGGTCCTCTCCCCCGGGCTCTACCTCGACCACTCCGGATACCTGGACCGCAACACCCTCACCGAGCAGTCCGCAGAGCTCGCGGCGGCGCACGGGCGGGCACTGGCCGACCTGACCACCGCGGTGCGCGGCTCCGAGGCGCTGCGGGCGATCACCCCGGTCGTCTGA
- a CDS encoding MFS transporter codes for MARRTVAVASLGTTLALVSYTAPLATLAPIAADLGSSPSGRSWILSSMSLGLTAVLLTAGTLADRLGRRAVFTTGAVVLALASAGGALATGTAGFVAGRIGQGVGAAAVVACSLALIGHALPPGPRRSAATGLWGAALAAGIAAGPLLAGVLPWRWLYLAVGVTGLVLAVAARVLLTESTAGAPRPVDVSGMVLLAAGLTVLLAGLTEARRLPVTTATVVLLAVGAALLAGFVVVQFVVPHPMAGPRLFRHPGLVGATVASLATGLGIISLSSYLPAVLAPVHGTAPATAALLLLGWSATSIVTALLTRRISERVTGGVRLGVGLLVMTAGQLGLLATGSGTGVVLAALVVVGVGTGVVNATLGREAVASVPPDRAGTGSGINNTARYLGAAVGVTVTSVLTSPAGNEPVAELLAGWQVAVLVATGFTLFGALVALGCARAAVPAGR; via the coding sequence GTGGCCCGACGCACGGTGGCGGTGGCGTCGCTCGGAACGACGTTGGCCCTGGTCAGCTACACCGCGCCGCTGGCCACCCTGGCCCCGATCGCGGCCGACCTCGGCTCCTCGCCGTCGGGGCGCTCCTGGATCCTGAGCTCGATGAGCCTGGGGCTCACCGCGGTGCTGCTGACCGCGGGGACCCTGGCCGATCGGCTGGGGCGGCGCGCGGTGTTCACGACCGGCGCGGTGGTGCTGGCCCTGGCCTCGGCGGGCGGGGCGCTCGCCACCGGCACCGCCGGGTTCGTCGCCGGCCGGATCGGGCAGGGCGTCGGGGCGGCCGCGGTCGTCGCGTGCAGTCTCGCCCTGATCGGGCACGCGCTGCCGCCGGGCCCGCGCCGCTCGGCCGCGACCGGGCTGTGGGGCGCGGCGCTGGCCGCCGGGATCGCCGCCGGGCCGTTGCTCGCCGGGGTGCTGCCGTGGCGGTGGCTCTACCTGGCCGTCGGCGTCACCGGGCTGGTGCTGGCCGTGGCCGCGCGGGTGCTGCTGACCGAGTCCACCGCCGGCGCACCGCGGCCGGTCGACGTCAGCGGGATGGTGCTGCTCGCGGCCGGGCTGACGGTGCTGCTCGCGGGCCTCACCGAGGCGCGACGGCTGCCGGTCACCACCGCGACGGTCGTGCTGCTCGCGGTCGGGGCGGCGCTGCTGGCCGGGTTCGTCGTGGTCCAGTTCGTCGTGCCGCACCCGATGGCCGGTCCCCGGCTGTTCCGCCACCCCGGGCTGGTCGGGGCGACGGTCGCGAGCCTGGCCACCGGGCTCGGCATCATCTCGCTGAGCTCCTACCTGCCCGCCGTGCTCGCCCCGGTGCACGGCACCGCCCCCGCGACGGCGGCGCTGCTGCTGCTCGGCTGGTCGGCCACCAGCATCGTCACCGCGCTGCTGACCCGCCGGATCAGCGAGCGAGTCACCGGCGGGGTCCGTCTCGGTGTCGGCCTGCTGGTCATGACGGCCGGTCAGCTCGGACTGCTCGCCACCGGCTCCGGCACCGGGGTGGTCCTGGCCGCGCTGGTCGTCGTCGGTGTCGGCACCGGGGTCGTCAACGCGACGCTCGGCCGCGAGGCAGTGGCCTCGGTGCCGCCGGACCGCGCGGGCACCGGCAGCGGCATCAACAACACCGCCCGCTACCTTGGCGCCGCCGTCGGCGTCACGGTGACCTCGGTGCTGACCTCGCCGGCCGGGAACGAGCCGGTGGCCGAGCTGCTGGCGGGCTGGCAGGTGGCGGTGCTGGTCGCGACCGGGTTCACCCTGTTCGGCGCGCTCGTGGCGCTCGGCTGCGCCCGCGCCGCCGTCCCGGCCGGGCGGTGA
- a CDS encoding HAD family hydrolase produces the protein MQLAVLDLAGTTMADDGLVLAGLRAGLRAAGVRVDGPCYPALDRQARATMDRPVMTVLGELLDGDMYRARRAHSAFADHLHAALDAGRVRPVPGAAQTLDALRDAGLSVALTCGFDPELRDRLVSALGFTERADMVLSPADVDGRGLPEPDLLHAAARRAGAEPAQVAVTGDATADIDAAVRAGAGLAVGVRGGAHGEPRLRAAGADAVIDSVVDLPALLGLPS, from the coding sequence GTGCAACTGGCGGTGCTCGACCTGGCGGGTACGACGATGGCCGACGACGGGCTCGTGCTCGCCGGTCTGCGTGCCGGCCTGCGCGCCGCCGGGGTCCGTGTCGACGGCCCGTGCTACCCGGCGCTGGACCGCCAGGCCCGCGCGACGATGGACCGCCCGGTCATGACGGTGCTCGGCGAACTGCTCGACGGCGACATGTATCGGGCCCGCCGCGCGCACTCCGCGTTCGCCGACCACCTGCACGCCGCGTTGGACGCGGGCCGCGTACGCCCGGTCCCCGGCGCCGCGCAGACCCTCGACGCACTCCGCGACGCCGGCCTGAGCGTGGCTCTGACCTGCGGGTTCGACCCCGAGCTGCGGGACCGCCTGGTGTCGGCGCTCGGGTTCACCGAGCGGGCGGACATGGTCCTGTCGCCCGCCGACGTCGACGGTCGCGGCCTGCCCGAGCCCGACCTGCTCCACGCCGCCGCCCGGCGGGCCGGGGCCGAGCCCGCGCAGGTCGCCGTGACCGGTGACGCGACCGCCGACATCGACGCCGCCGTCCGGGCGGGGGCGGGGCTCGCCGTCGGGGTTCGGGGCGGGGCGCACGGCGAGCCGCGGCTGCGCGCCGCGGGCGCCGACGCCGTCATCGACTCGGTCGTGGACCTGCCCGCGCTGCTCGGCCTGCCCAGCTGA
- a CDS encoding GNAT family N-acetyltransferase, which yields MRLTVLPTADLGRDGIRGLRALLDAAFPADADGTGGFDDASFDHALGGVHVLAGPVQDPVGHAAVVGRRLLHDGVALRTGYVEAVAVRPGLQGGGLGGLLMAEVDRIVRGGYRLGALGAAARAARLYRRLGWEPWRGPLAALTPDGIVDTPDERGSVHVLPVDAPLDPTRALVCDWRDGELW from the coding sequence GTGCGCCTGACCGTCCTGCCCACCGCCGATCTCGGGCGCGACGGAATCCGGGGCCTGCGCGCCCTGCTCGACGCCGCGTTCCCCGCCGACGCCGACGGGACCGGCGGGTTCGACGACGCCTCGTTCGACCACGCACTCGGCGGGGTGCACGTGCTCGCCGGGCCGGTGCAGGACCCGGTCGGGCACGCGGCCGTCGTGGGGCGGCGGCTGCTGCACGACGGCGTCGCGCTGCGCACCGGCTACGTCGAGGCGGTCGCCGTGCGGCCCGGGCTCCAGGGCGGCGGGCTCGGCGGACTGCTGATGGCCGAGGTGGACCGGATCGTGCGCGGCGGGTACCGGCTCGGGGCCCTCGGCGCCGCCGCCCGTGCCGCGCGGCTCTACCGCAGGCTCGGGTGGGAACCGTGGCGCGGCCCGCTCGCGGCGCTCACCCCGGACGGCATCGTCGACACCCCCGACGAGCGCGGCAGCGTGCACGTCCTGCCCGTCGACGCGCCGCTCGACCCGACCCGCGCCCTCGTCTGCGACTGGCGCGACGGCGAGCTGTGGTGA
- a CDS encoding L-lactate permease, protein MFQHDPEPLGSLWLSALVALLPLVAIFVTLGALRWKAHWAGLAALVVAVVVAVAAFGMPVHLALLSATEGAVFGLFPIMWIVFTAIWLYQLTVAAGRFEDLRAAFGLISDDPRVQAIIIAFCFGGLLEALAGFGAPVAITGVMLMALGFSPVRAAVVVLLANTAPVAFGAVGTPIITAGTLTGIPYDEIGAVVGHQTPVLAVVVPTLLVLLVDGRRGVRHVWPVALVIGLAFALAQWLAATYLSVELTDIVASLAGLAAGVLLLRFWQPRGGAEARETLRIERTADAPVEEPGGADGGRSVATEQRTLAERSQALSVGRLVMAFAPYLLIIVVFSVAKLVGPVTSFLSGTDVKIGWPGLDGQILGASGDPVSTTVYSLQWLSSPGSLLLICGIGVAALYRLSPATAVREFTGTAYRLRFACLTVATVLALAYVMNLSGQTISIGTWIAGTGAAFAFLSPILGWLGTAVTGSDTSANALFATLQQTAAERAGLDPHLMVAANTSGGVVGKMISPQNLTIAATAVGIAGRESELFRRTVLWSVGLLVVLCVLVYLQSTPVLGWMLPTF, encoded by the coding sequence GCACTGGGCCGGGCTGGCCGCGCTCGTCGTCGCGGTCGTGGTCGCGGTGGCGGCCTTCGGAATGCCCGTTCACCTGGCCCTGCTCTCGGCCACCGAGGGAGCGGTGTTCGGTCTCTTCCCGATCATGTGGATCGTCTTCACCGCGATCTGGCTCTACCAGCTCACCGTGGCCGCAGGCCGGTTCGAGGACCTGCGCGCCGCCTTCGGGCTGATCTCCGACGACCCCCGGGTGCAGGCGATCATCATCGCGTTCTGCTTCGGCGGGCTGCTCGAGGCGCTGGCCGGGTTCGGCGCCCCGGTGGCGATCACCGGCGTCATGCTGATGGCGCTCGGGTTCTCCCCGGTCCGGGCGGCGGTCGTCGTGCTGCTGGCCAACACCGCACCCGTCGCGTTCGGCGCGGTCGGTACCCCGATCATCACCGCGGGCACCCTCACCGGGATCCCGTACGACGAGATCGGTGCCGTCGTCGGCCACCAGACCCCGGTGCTCGCGGTCGTCGTGCCGACGCTGCTGGTGCTGCTCGTCGACGGCAGGCGCGGCGTGCGCCATGTCTGGCCGGTCGCGCTCGTCATCGGACTCGCGTTCGCCCTCGCCCAGTGGCTGGCCGCCACCTACCTGTCGGTCGAGCTCACCGACATCGTCGCCTCGCTGGCCGGGCTGGCCGCCGGCGTGCTCCTGCTGCGCTTCTGGCAGCCGCGCGGCGGCGCCGAGGCGAGGGAGACACTGCGCATCGAGCGCACCGCCGACGCGCCCGTCGAGGAGCCGGGCGGAGCCGACGGCGGCCGGTCCGTCGCGACCGAGCAGCGCACCCTCGCCGAGCGCTCGCAGGCACTCTCGGTCGGCCGACTGGTCATGGCCTTCGCCCCGTACCTGCTGATCATCGTGGTGTTCTCGGTGGCGAAGCTGGTCGGCCCGGTGACGTCCTTCCTGTCCGGGACCGACGTCAAGATCGGGTGGCCGGGCCTGGACGGGCAGATCCTCGGCGCGTCCGGGGACCCGGTGTCGACCACGGTCTACAGCCTCCAGTGGCTGTCCTCACCCGGCTCGCTGCTGCTGATCTGCGGCATCGGCGTCGCCGCGCTGTACCGGCTGTCGCCCGCGACGGCCGTCCGCGAGTTCACCGGGACCGCGTACCGGCTGCGGTTCGCCTGCCTGACCGTGGCCACCGTCCTCGCGCTCGCCTACGTGATGAACCTGTCCGGGCAGACGATCTCCATCGGCACCTGGATCGCCGGGACCGGCGCGGCCTTCGCCTTCCTGTCGCCGATCCTCGGCTGGCTCGGCACCGCGGTCACCGGCTCGGACACCTCGGCCAACGCCCTGTTCGCGACGCTGCAGCAGACCGCGGCCGAGCGGGCCGGGCTCGACCCGCACCTGATGGTCGCGGCGAACACCTCCGGCGGCGTCGTCGGGAAGATGATCAGCCCGCAGAACCTGACCATCGCGGCGACGGCCGTGGGCATCGCCGGCCGGGAGTCCGAGCTGTTCCGGCGGACCGTCCTGTGGAGCGTCGGGCTGCTCGTGGTGCTGTGCGTGCTGGTGTACCTGCAGTCGACCCCGGTGCTCGGATGGATGCTCCCGACCTTCTGA